From the Helicobacter mustelae genome, the window TGATGAGATCTTGCGTGGCTTTTTTGGTCACCACATTTCCTACGATGACATCCACATCAAAGGATTTTTTGATGTCTTCTAGTGTCTTGATGACATTTTTGGAATGTCCATGCGCACTATCTAGCACCAACACATCCACCCCTGCTTTCACCAGGCCCTCTGCGCGATCTAGCTGACCCACGCCAATGGCTGCCCCCACGCGCAATCTGCCCAATGCATCCTTATTGGCATTGGGATAGGCGATGCGCTTTTGGATGTCTTTGATGGTGATAAGCCCTCTGAGTTTTTGATTTTGATCCACTATGGGGAGTTTTTCAATGCGATTTTTGTGCATAATTTCGCGTGCTTGATCGAGATCTATCCCCACAGGAGCGGTAATAAGAGGTGCCTTGGTCATGATTTCTCCCACTTTTTTGTCCAGATCCATTTCAAAGCGCATATCTCGATTGGTGAGAATCCCAATCAAAATCCCCTGGCTATCCACCACTGGGACGCCAGAGATCTTGTAATTATCTGTGATCTTTTTGGCATCTGCTAACGTTTTATCTGCATGGATGAAGATGGGATCTACAATAATGCCGCTTTCTGATTTTTTAACCTTGCGGATTTCCTTTACTTGAGATTCCACATCCATATTTTTGTGGATAATCCCAATCCCCCCAAGCCTTGCCATGGCGATGGCGGTTTTGTATTCAGTGACTGTGTCCATGGCTGCGGAAATAAAGGGAATGTTTAGCGGAATGTTTTTAGTGAGCTTGGAATTGAGGCTGACCTCTTTGGGCAAGACCTCAGAATAAGCTGGAAGCAGCAAGATATCCTCAAAGGTCAGGGCTTTTTGTAAAATTTTCATAGAACCTCCTAGAATTTCAAATTGAGAGTTTGCTCTGTCCCATAAGCAATATCAAAGAGACTTTGCTCATCAAATGCTTTGGCAATGAATTGCATTCCTATGGGGAGATTCTCTGCATCCTTGGCGATGGGAAGAGAGAGGGCGGGTAATCCTGCAAGATTCACCCCAATAGTATAAATGTCGCTAAGATACATTTCTAATGGGTTTTTGGAGCTGCCAAATTTGGGAGCAACAAAGGGGGTGATGGGCAAAAAGATTACATCACAATCCCTTAGGATTTCGTTGTATTGGCGCTTAATGAGCTCTCTAACTTTTTGGGCTTTGAGGTAATAGGCATCATAATATCCGCTGCTTAGCACAAAGCTTCCTAGTAAGATTCGATTTTTTACCTCATCTCCAAATCCCTGTGTGCGTGTTTGGATATAGAGATCTTTGAGATTTAGGGGATTGCTTGCGCGATTACCATAGCGCACGCCATCAAACCTTGCAAGATTGGAACTGGCTTCAGCAGTGCAGATAATGTAGTATGTCGAGATATGATAATCTGTCTGCAGCATTGTTTTTTCTATGATGGTATGACCCATTTTTTGCAGCATTGCAATTGTGTCATCATAGGCCCTTTTGATGGGATTACTTGCTTTTTCTACAAGATCCCTCAAAATCGCGATACGCATCTTTCTTTTGGGATCCAGTCTAGGAAAACAGGGTTTTTGCTCCGCGGGATGGCTTGTAGAATCTTTGGGATCATGTCCCTTGATGGCATCAAAGAGGATGGCGCAATCCTCCACATTCTGTGTGATGGGTCCTATTTGGTCTAGGCTAGAGCTATAGGCGATGAGTCCATAGCGGCTCACGCTGCCATATGTGGGCTTTAATCCCACACAGCCACAATATGCCGCGGGTTGGCGGATGGATCCTCCCGTATCACTACCAAGCGCTGCAATAGCAATCCCTCCAGCCACTGCTGCAGCACTCCCTCCAGAACTCCCTCCAGGCACTCTAGTGATATCACGAGGATTTTTTGTGATGCCATAGCTACTACTCTCTGTCGTGCTTCCCATAGCAAATTCATCCATATTCGCACGTCCAAAAGCACAGAAATTCTGAGCATGCAGCCTCTCAATCACGCTTGCATGATAGGGTGCGATATAGTTTTTTAGAATTTTGCTAGCACAGGTGATTTCCCAACCCTTGACATTGATGTTGTCCTTGATAAGGATGGGGATGCCATTGGGGGTGCTAGAGTGGATTTCTCCGACATAAGCATTGAGCTGGCTCTCTTTGGCCAATTGCAAAATCTCTTCTTTGAGTTCTTGGAGTTTTTGTGGTTGGAGTTTGAGGGAATCTTTTAGGGTAATCATATTTGTTTCCTTATTTGTGCAGATGATGCGTGAATTTTTGTTCCAAAAATGTTAAAAATTTTTGAATTATAGGACTTTTATGCTTATAAGTTTCTAATAAAGCAAATTTCTCATTAGAGCACAAAGCCCATGCTTTTTTCTCTATCAAAGCTAGAGCGCAATTCTTTTTGAATTTCTAGGATGAAGTCTTGGATTTCAAATAGGGGCTCTTTTTTGAGCGCGACGCCATAGGCAGTGTTTTTGACCACAAGGGCAATCTGTCCACCACTTAGATCATATTTTGCCAGGATCTTTGCTAGAGAGTCGGTGCTATGGGATAGGAATTTGGCGTTTTTGGGGAGATATTTCTGCCACAATAAAATGCGCTCATTTTCTGAGGGGAGTTTGAATTCTATTTTGTGATTAAATCGCCGTGAAAAGGCGTTGTCAATGGTCTCCAAAAGATTGGTGGTAGCAATCAAGATCCCTTCAAATTTCTCAATTTGTTCCAAAAAAATATTTTGCATTTGATTGTGCATTTTTTCTGCGCCACTGCGACTGCTGATGCGCACGCTCAAGAATTGATCAGCTTCATCCAAAAGCAAAATGGGAGGATTTTTGGATTCTTTGGCAATCTCTTTGTAATTATCAAAGATCTTGCGCACATTCTTTTCTGATTCTCCCACATACATGGAGAGGACCTTGCTGCAATCTAGGATCAATACCTGTTTTTTTAGATTTTTAGCCATGCCAAGGGCGGTGAGTGTCTTGCCAGTGCCTGAGGGTCCATAAAAAATTATCTTGCATTCTAGAATCTGTTTGTCTTTGATGCCCCAGTGCTTAAGGAGTTTAGCGACCTTTGGGCTTTGTTGCTCTAGGATGGTGCTTAGGGTTTGTCTGGTGGCCTGTGGCATCACAATCTCTTCTAGCGGCATTTTTGGCTCTAGGATTTCAAAAAATTGCTGCTCTTTTATGAGATTTTGCAGGGAGATTTTTTGGGGTTTTTTAAGGAGTTTGGGGCGAAGGATTTTTTGCAAAATATCCTCATGTAGATAGAAGGTCTTAGAGATCCCGCCAAAGGAATTATACATCTCCTCATAATCAAAGATCTTGCGCTCAATGAGAGTACTTTTTTCATCAAAAAGCATGCGATTTTTGATGCGCTCATATTCATCATGGCTAATAAGATCAATCAAAGTATTCATATCCCCTAGATTCTCACTCCCGCTAAAATACTCTTCTTTAAGCAGAGCAAAGAATAAAATCTCCTCTTTTGCATTGAGCTTATTTTCTTGGATGATTTGATGTGCTGGGATGGGGGTTTTGGTGAGCTTTAGACGTGCGAGAATTTTTTCTTCGATGGCTTTGAGATGATATTTCGTCCCAGAGGTGGGGAGGGTGTGTAGACGCTTGTGACTTAGTTTTTGCAGCAATGAGATCCTGCAAAACTGATCTTTGAGATATTCGAAATGATCTTCATAGGGGGTGATTTCTGGTATTTCTGCTTCATTTTTGCTTTCTTCTAGTAGCTTGAAAAACGCTGGGGTGAGCGCAACCTCTGCATGCAGGATTTCTAGTAATGTGGGGAAACTTGAGGATTTGAATTCCTCTTCACTAATCCAGCCAAGCTCTAGGAGGTTTTTTACCTTTGACAGATAGGGCAAAAAATCTTCATATTTTGTGATCTCAAAGACATCTTTAAGCAAGCAAGAGACTTCAAAATCCTTATCATTGCTGAAATATTTCTGCAGCATAAAATGCAGGATTTTGGCCTCTTCTTCATCGCATTCAAGAAGCCTAAAGACCTTGGTTTGGTTCAAATTTTTGCTATGGAGGAATTCTAAGAGATTTTGCATTCTTTTTCTCTCTCATCTTCTGTGGGGGATTTTTTGCTTCTTGGAGTGATGATGATGGGCGTGCCTTCAAATTCAAAGCAATGGCGCAAATAATTAACCAAATAGCGCTTATAGCTAAAATGCAGGCTTTTTGGGCGATTCATTACTAGGGAGATTTGAGGTGGACAGGTATCATACTGCGTGGCATAATAGATGCGAATGATTTTACCATGATCGCTGGGTAGGGGATGTTTTTTGGTGGCCTCTAGGATGGTGCTATTGAGTTGACTTGTGGGGATGCGGAAGCTGAAATTTTGATAGACCTGCAAGATTTTTTCTTTGAGCTCTTTTATATGGCGTTTATTCAGCGCACTTACTGTGATGATGGGCGCATATTCTAAAAAGCGAAATTTTCTTCTTAGCTCTTCTATGATGCTTTTGTATTCAGCGATGCGAATATCCCATTTATTAAGCACGATGATGATGCCCAGAGTATATTTGTCCACAAGGGAGCTGATTTTTTCATCAAGATCTACAAATGCTGTGCTCACATCTAGCACAAGCAGGGCAATATCGCTTTTTTCTAGCATTTTACCTGTGCGATCTAGGGCAAATTTCTCAAGCCCCCTGATCTTACCCCTACGGCGCAACCCTGCAGTGTCTACAAATTCTAATTGATAATCCTTGTAGATGATGCCCTCATCCACGGGATCTAGAGTCGTGCCCTCGATTGGACTTACCACGCTGCGATCCTTGCCTACTAAGGCATTGAGCAAGGAGCTCTTCCCCACATTGACTCGCCCAATGATTCCAATCTTAATCTTTGGCAAAGAGGGCGTGTCTTTGGGTTCTTGGGGATGTGGGGCTGTGTTTTCTAGAAATTCTTCGATGCTTTCTTGCTCTTGGCTTTGAGGTGCTTTTAAATCTAGTACATAGATGATAGAAGAGATGAGATGAGAGATTCCACGATTGTGGCTTATGGAGATGAAAAAGCTATTTTTTGCCCCAAAATTATCAAAATCATAGGCGCACTGCTTTTCTTTGTCGTTGTCAATCTTATTGATGATTAAAAAGCATTTTTTTTGGATTTTCTCCAAGGCATAAAAGAGCCTTTTGTCTTCATCATCAGGTGGGAGTTTTCCATCCACCACATACAGGATCAAATCCGCCATTTCAGCGGCTTGAAATGCAAATTTTTTGATGGAGGAAAAATATTGATTGTTCTTGTCGATTCCTCCGGTATCTAGGATCTGGAGTGGATGCCCTTCTAGCTGAATGGTTTTTTTGTTTACATCGCATGTGGTCCCTGAAACATCAGAGGTTATAGCTATTCTTTCTCTTGCCAAACGATTAAAAAGCGAGCTTTTTCCCACATTAGGCTTGCCCAAAATTGCTATTTTTTTCATAATTTTTCATTGCTCTTTAATAGATTTTCTTTTATAATTAGCCGATATGAAATCATAACATAAAAAAGTTTTGGGAGTTAGGAGTGAGAGTAAGAAAGTTTTTTGCTTGTTATACATGTTTGTTGGCTTTGGTCTATGGCGCACCCGAGACTCTGGATAAGGAAGCGCCAAAGGAGGTGGAGCATGTGGAAAATACAATCCTGTCTGCACAAAATCCTGCCACCAAAGACAATAAGGTTCAAAATCCTAGTCAGCCCCAAGATCCACAAAATTCCCAACCTACTTCAGATGGCCAAAATTCTCCCCAAAATTCCCAGCAAGATTACAACCCTCAGAATGCCCAGCAATTCCAGCAAAATGGCCAAAATCCACAAAATCCCAACCAGCCTCAAAATCCCGCTTACGATGGACAAAATAACCAAAATCCTAGTCAGCCCCAAGATCCACAAGATCCCCAGGATCCTCGTATGCAAAGATTGCCCACTACTGAGGATTTCTTGCGCGCCCATCAAGAAGAGGAAGCAAGAAGAGCCAGGGAAAATAGCCAAAATTCTCCCCAAGATTACAACCCTCAGAATGCCCAGCAATTCCAGCAAAATGGCCAAAATCCACAAAATCCCAACCAACCTCAAAATCCCGCTCAGTTCCATCCAGAAAATCCCAACTACCCAGAAGATCCAAATTATCAACCCCAAGACCCCAACTACCATCCTCAAAATCCCGCCTATGATGGGCAAAATTACCAAAATGATGACCAATTTCAAAATAATCCACAAAACCCCAACCAGCCCCAAGATCCCGCTCAGCTCCAACAAAATGCCCAACCTCAAAATAAAGAGCAGCCTCAGCCCAAAGAAGAGGAGCCTGCATTTGATCCCAAGGATTTAGAAGCTGTGCCAGAGGCTCAGGGCCAGGATATCCAAAGCCAGGAGGAATTGATTGCCAAAAAGACCAAGCAGGTTGAAGGAATGCATCGCGATTCAGGATTCAACTTATCTCAAGTACCAGATGCCAAGGGTGGGCAGACGGACTTCCGTCCCATCAATGGCTCTGCATTGCAGAGAGATAGTGAGCAGCCCATCATCGATAAAGAAAATGAGCTAAGAGGCATCCTACCTCCCAAAAAACAAGAACAGCCCCAAGATCCAAACCAACCCAAAGACCCCAACCAACCCAAAGAAGAGGAGCATGAGGCCAAGGATAAGGCAGAGGGTCAGGATCCAAAGAATCAAAAAGAATCAGAACAAAAAGAAAACAAAGAAGAGCAAGGCAGTGCAGACAAAAAGGATCAAAATCCACCGCCATCCATGGATCTCCAGACCCTCCTAGAAGAAAAACCCGCCAAAAAGGTGGTTTTCTCTCAAGAAGAGGTGTATGCATTAGATAATTCAGATTTTGCCCTGGTGCAGCGCAAGGGAAGCTACATCCTCAAGATCCTCTCTGCAGAATTGGAAAATTTTGTTTATGGGCAGGGCTATGATACCCCCGACCAGGTACAAACCTTTAGTGTCAATAATAATTACACACAGATTTTCAACAAAAATGGCAAGATCAAAGAATATCGCTTCTACCAAAAAAAGGACAAGCAGCGCCCCTTTATCAATCAGGTAAAATATCCGCTAGAAAAAATGGATCTAGATCTCTATAAAATCATCATCAAAAATCCCCCATCATCCTTTGACCCTACGGGCTGCAGGGTGACACGCACTAAAGAATTGAGAGCCAATCTCATCACCAATCAAGAGGTGATTATGAATTTGAATATCAAAAGAGAGCTGCGCAATGTGCCAAACTACAAATTATTTCTGCAGTGCCCTAGATAATGGATGGGTGCAAATTTTGCATGCCTTCTTGCTGCTAGGATTTCTAAAATAAAAGCACAAGATGTGCCAAAAGCATCAAATAAAAAAGAGTGAGGGAGTCATCCTATTTTTGCAAGAATTCGGAGTATTTGAAGGAAGAAGGCCCTGCTGTTTTGGTGGGATTCCCTGGGCTGCTTTATAGAAGTGGCAAGGAGCATGTCTCTATTTATCTCTATGGGTGTGAGCTTAGGTATGCAGAGGGGGAGGAGCAGTGATGAATAGCAGGGTGCTAGAGGGCATGGAGCTGGATTTTCTTAGGAGCTTAGATCTGACTAATTTTTTTGAGTTGATAGGATTTTTTGCTTGAGATTTTGACCTTATGAAGGAGGCTCACTCCGCAGGGATGGAGTTTGACAAAAATTTATCAAAAACACCATCCAAAAAATGCTACATATTGCAAACCAAGCTCTCCTGTCTCTATTAGAATTCCCAAAAATAAAAATGCTAAAAACTCACAAAATCCTACAAAGAAAGCCTCTTGTCAAATGCCAGGAATTTCATCCAAAATGAAAGGCGCGCATTTTTGCACTTCTGGAGCGAGGATTTCTCTTTATTTCTTCTTGGCTTGGGATGATGGGCTTTTTGGTGAGAAGCACTCCTTTTTGGTGGTGGTTGCCGCAGGTGCATTTTAGCGCCTCAAGTGGGCAGATACAGCTCTTTGTATAAGATTTTAGGGCCTGTTTGAGGATGCGATCTTCTAGGGAGTGGAAGGTGATGACACAGAGCCTGGCATCTTTTAGCTTTTGTGCGTGCAAAAGAAGCCTTTCTAGCTCCTCTAATTCACCATTGACCTCGATGCGTAGGGCCTGATAGACTAGGGGTAGGATTTTTGGATTGCGAAAATGTGCCTTCAAAAATGCATTGAATGTTTTTGGATCTCCAAAGTCTGTGCGTGTGCGCTCTTGAGAGAGGAGTTGAGCGAGTTTTTTACTTTCTCTAAGCTCTCCATATTCACGAAAAACACGCTCCAATGCAAAGGCAGAATAATGATTAAGGATTGTTTTTGCACTGATATGCGCATCATTATCCATGCGCATATCCAGCACTTCACTCTCAAAGCCAAAGCCTTTTTTGGGAGTATCAAGCTGATAGGAACTCACACCAATATCTGCTAGGACTCCTTTGATTTCCCTGCCATATTGCGCGATGAGTGGCTCTATTTGCTCTCCAAATCCACTAGCAACACAGCAAAAACGCTCCTTAAAGGGAGATAGGAGTTTTGTGGCATAGGCTCTGGCGTCTTTGTCCTTGTCAATGCCAATGATGCGGATGCTTTGGTTTTGCTCAAGCAAGGCTTTGGAATGTCCGCCAAATCCAAGCGTACAATCAATGATAATTCCCTCTTTTATGTCTTTGAAAATGTCTAAAACCTCATGGAGCAAAACAGGAATATGTGGGGAGGTGTGCAAAATCTGCCTTGTAAGGAGAGAATTTGGTATAGCGATAAGCCGAGTTCTGTCATTGAGTGATTATTTATCTAGGCGCGGTTTTACAACGACGCTCAAGCAAAGAGTTTTGAAGAATGAGACACTAACCATACTCTTTTTGCTACGGATTGGGTTTACACGGACGGAGAGAATTGCTTCAATCCCGGTGGGCTCTTACCCCACCTTTTCACCCTTACTATAAAAAATAGCGGTTCTTTTCTGTTGCACTTTCCCTTAGCTTACGCTAGCCATTTGTTAAATGGAATCCTGTCTCTGTAGCTCGGACTTTCCTCTCAGAATCTGAGCAATCACCTGCTATACCAGGAGCGCCATTATAGCAAAATATAGTGCTTTGTGTTATAATCTTTTTTTGAAATTTCACAAGGGAAAAAATGGCATGGAGCAGAGTCACACACAAGAATCCATCGCGGTTCTAGAGAACAATGACATCATCAAAAAAATCTTTGCAATCGAAAAAAAAGTGCGCGCAATTATTGTGGAGAGTTTGCGGCAGTTTGACATTGGATTTGAGCAGGCCAAACTGCTCATGATCCTAGAGGCTCACGAGCAAAAAAGCAAAGAGGCTATTCATGCAAAGAGGATTGCTGAGATTCTCTGCAAAGACAAGACCACAATCTCGCGCGCGATTCAGGTTTTGGAGGGCAAGGGCTTAATCCTTTGTCAAAAAGGCAGTGGTGATAAAAGAGCCATTGAAATCTCGCTTACAAAGGAGGGGAAGAGATTGGTTGGCATCGTTTATAATGTCAAAATTCATCACATCCAAAAATTTCATCAACATTTCACCCAAGAAGAAAAAGAAAATCTCACAAGGCTGCTTTCTCATTTGCTGGAAATCTTGGAATGAAGCTTGTATATTTTTTCTTTTTCCTCTCTTGTGTTTTGTTCACAAAGCCCATTGCCATCAATACCCAGCCCATCAAACTGGGTACACTGGAGCAAAAAGAAAATTTCATAGGAAGCGTGCTTTTCAAAGAAGTGGCAAACATCGCCTCCCAATCTAGTGGCGCGGTGGAGGAGGTGTACTTTGAGCTTGGCCAACGGGTCAAAAAGGGAGAGAGATTAATCCGCCTCAATGATGATTTTTTGCAAAAAGACATCATCATCAAACAAGCAAAACTAACGCAAGCCCAATATATCTTGGAAAACAAAAAAAAAGAGTTAGAACGCTATGAAAATCTCCTAAAAACCAAATCTGTCGCCCTGCAGCAATACGAAAATATTCAATACGAAGTAAAGATGCAAGAGTCTAACATCCTAGCCTTGCAAACCGAGCTTGAGATCTCAAAACTCGATCTTGCCCAAAAGATCATCTATGCTCCCTTTGATGGAGTCATCGTAGATCAAAAAATCCATCAAAGCGAATGGATCCGCGCAGGGGAGACCATCTGCCAGATTCTTAACACCAAGGATGCGGAAGTCGTGACAGATGTCCCAAGCTTCATGGTGGAGTTTCTAAAGCTTGGCCAAAGGGTACAGGTCAAAATCCGTCAAAAAATTTATCTAGGCAAAGTGAGTGCCATCATCCCTAGAGCCGATAGAAATTCCAGAAATTTCCCTGTCTATATCAGCATCAAAACAGATGACACACTGCTTGAAGGAATGTCTGCTTTGATTTCTCTAAATGTCAATCAAAAAAATACAGGCTTTTTAATCCCGCGCGATAGCATTGTGCAACGCGATGGGAGGCCTGGCATCTTTGTGGTTCGGGATGCTCATGCAGTGCTTGTGCCAGTGGAGGTTTTATCGCGCAATCGCGATGAGGTATTGGTAAAAGGAGCACTCAAAAAAGGCGAGAGGGTGGTGTCTCGCGGGCAGGATGTGTTGCAAAATGGCAGTGAGGTCAGGGAAGATTAGTGAATTCCTGGATTAAGTTCTGCCTGAAAAATCCCGTGGGGGTTTTTGTTTGCGCGATTTTTTTGCTGCTATTTGGATATATCGCACTCTCAAAAATCCCCTACCAGCTGCTGCCCCAAGTCACCCACCCCGTGGTAAGTGTATACACCATCTGGAAGGGTGCTACTCCCTATGAAATAGAAAAAGAAATTACCCAGCGCCAAGAAAAAACCCTCAAAAACACCCCCAATTTGCTTGCCATGACCTCCACATCCAAAGAGGGGATGGCAATCATTAATTTGGAATTTGCCATTTCCACGGATATGAAAACCGCACTCTTAAATATCAGCTCTAGGCTTGATGAGGTGCGCGGCTATCCTGCGGATGTAGAAAAACCCATCATCAAACCAACAGGGGAAAACATCCCCATTTCTGTGTATTTGTTTGCAAAAAGTATCAATCCCCATTTGGACATCAATACTGCCAAAAATTTTATCAATGATGAGATTCTCAAATATTATGAACGCATTGAGGGGGTAGGGGAGGTGTATGTGAGTGGAGGGAGGAAAAAACAGATTTTTATCACACTAGATACTCAGAAGCTGGCATTTTTTCACATTACTATGGATGAGGTCATTGCAAGTATCAAAAAACAAAATGTCAATATTTCTGCAGGAAGCATGGATTTTTTCCAAAGGAGCTATCGCATCTCTACCAATGGAGAATACACGAGCCTAGATGCTATCAGAAATACTGTGGTAAAAACCATCGATCATAAAAATATTTTGCTTAGAGATCTTGCAAGCGTCTCTGAAGGATATGAAAAGCTCACAAGCTATAATGTTCATAATGGCAGCAATGTCATCTCCCTCCAGATCCGCCCCACTGCAAGCGCAAATATCCTCGATCTCACCAATAGAGTAGAAAAGCTCACCCACCGCCTCAATGAGGATTTTTTAAAAAAGCGGGGCATCGTGATGGAGTGGGGGAGGGATCAACGCCAATATATCAAGTCCTCCATCTCCCTTATGCGAGAGAATATTTTTGTGGGGATTTTGCTAGCAATTGGCGTGCTATTTTTGTTTTTGCGCAATCTCATGTCTTTAGTTGTGATTAGCCTAGTCATTCCTTTAAGCATCATGGGATCTTTGATCTTTTTGCAGGCTTGGGGTCGCACGTTCAATGTGATTTCGCTGGCTGGAATTTCCTTTGCAGTAAGCATGATTATTGATAGCGCAATTGTAGTACTAGAAAATATTTTGCGCCAAGCCAAAATCCAAAAAAATTTTTTTCTCGCCTGTGTGGTGGGGACTAGGGAGGTGGGGGGAGCGTTGTTTGCCTCCAGTGTGACTACCATTGCGATTTTTGTGCCCATTATTTTTGTCAAAGATGATGCAGGCAGGCTCTTTGTTGACATTGCACTTGCCTCTTCTAGCATCATTTTGCTTTCTTTATTGGTGTGCTTTTTTATGATTCCTACATTTTTGTATGTGCTGCTAAAGCGCAGTGACTTTGGGAGGAAAAAGGGCAAAGTGGATGCATTCTTAGTGCATTTGGGACGTGTGCTTAGCTTTTGGATTATGCAAAGCGTGCGATTTTGTGTGCGGAACAAAAAGAGGCAAATCATTACCGTGGTAGGCTTTGTGGGGATCTGTGGCATCTTTAGCTATGCAGCCTTTCCAAAGACAGATTATCTTCCCAGGGGGAATCAAAATTTTATCTTTGCAAATCTCTCCATCCCCCCAGGTCTCTCATTAAAAGAAAAAAAACGCATCCTAGATGCATTGCAAGCAGATTTTTATCCCTTTTTGCTAGAGAATCACAACTCCCATGCCAAGATCCCAGCAATCAAGGACTTTTTTATTAGCACAGGAGAGAGGGTTTCTTTTTATCTAGTGAGCGCGGACAAAAAAAAGA encodes:
- a CDS encoding efflux RND transporter permease subunit; this encodes MNSWIKFCLKNPVGVFVCAIFLLLFGYIALSKIPYQLLPQVTHPVVSVYTIWKGATPYEIEKEITQRQEKTLKNTPNLLAMTSTSKEGMAIINLEFAISTDMKTALLNISSRLDEVRGYPADVEKPIIKPTGENIPISVYLFAKSINPHLDINTAKNFINDEILKYYERIEGVGEVYVSGGRKKQIFITLDTQKLAFFHITMDEVIASIKKQNVNISAGSMDFFQRSYRISTNGEYTSLDAIRNTVVKTIDHKNILLRDLASVSEGYEKLTSYNVHNGSNVISLQIRPTASANILDLTNRVEKLTHRLNEDFLKKRGIVMEWGRDQRQYIKSSISLMRENIFVGILLAIGVLFLFLRNLMSLVVISLVIPLSIMGSLIFLQAWGRTFNVISLAGISFAVSMIIDSAIVVLENILRQAKIQKNFFLACVVGTREVGGALFASSVTTIAIFVPIIFVKDDAGRLFVDIALASSSIILLSLLVCFFMIPTFLYVLLKRSDFGRKKGKVDAFLVHLGRVLSFWIMQSVRFCVRNKKRQIITVVGFVGICGIFSYAAFPKTDYLPRGNQNFIFANLSIPPGLSLKEKKRILDALQADFYPFLLENHNSHAKIPAIKDFFISTGERVSFYLVSADKKKIPELMDYAQEKIDSIPNVRGSILQQEIFSGASSSSIDINITGGNLDSISKTAGKLIASIKKNLPKVSISVVPARESNNQEINLYPDKSALALNGLNVESFGIMVGVILNGKKVGEYRKDEGILDMILDSKKSLKNDGKTSPEDIFYSQIYTPNGGVLPLNTLATIKHEYGVSRIRHFEQQRNILLILNIRDNTPVETLAQILQEKVIAPIAAESENDITLSGSAGKLQKLKTELLHGFLLAIVITYLILCALYGNFLYPFIIILTVPLATTGGLIGLYLVNHFIAKQNLDVLTMLGFIILVGSVVNNAILIVYQTLNNLKKMQPRRAVFLATKTRLAPIYMSMLTSVLALFPLVIFAGDGSEIYRGLGAILIGGMIFSTFITVLIIPALLLLCIKAKQKA